GCCGCTGCGGTTTAGGGGCGGTCATGGGCTCCAAGAACCTCAAGGCCGTGGCCGTCCATGGGACCCAAAGCTGTCCAACGGCAGAACCGCAAAAACTGATGGAGTTGAATAAAGCCCTCCACAAGCGCATGCTGGATCAGCAGGCCCTCAAGCCGCCGGAATTTCAAATCTCCTGGTTGGGTACCGCCATGGCCACCGCCCTTTTTGCACCCCAGGGAAACCTGCCGGTAAAAAATTACTCTCAGGCGGACTTTCCGGAGGGGGTGGCCAACTTAGGGGGCCGGCCCTATGTGGAAAAACTCAATGCCAGGCCCTGGCCCTGCCGGTATTGCGTGATCCAGTGCCATAATAAGTGCGAAGTGAAGGAAGGACCATTCGCCTATAAAGGCAAAGGGCCGGAATACGAGTCCTATGCCATGATGGGCTTTAATCTGCTGATCTCCGACCAGGAGGCGGTGGCTTATGCGGGAGAATTGGCTAATAGCTACTCCCTGGATACCATCAGCCTGGGGGGGGTGTTGGCCTGGGCCATGGAATCTTATGAGAAGGGGGTGCTCTCAAAGAAAGACACCTATGGTATTGATCTGACCTGGGGGAACGCCGAAGCCATGGTGGAAATGGTCAAGAAGGTCGGCGAGCGCACCGAAGGGCTAGGCTGGTGGTTAGGGGAGGGCAGCCAGGCCGCTGCCGCTCATTACGGCCAGGGGTCCGAGAACTGGGCTGTAGCCATGAAAGGGCAGGAGATAGCGGCCCACAACTGGCGCGCCCAGTACATCAGCGCCCTCAATTACTGCACCGGTGTGGCTGCCGGTCCCAATCATGAGCGCGGCAACAGCCAGCACATCTGGGTCGGTCACATCATGCTGCCGGAGTGGGGGATTGATCATGTCGAGAACGAAGAGCGCTGGTCCTGGGAAAGGGCTGCCGAGCGTAATGCGAAATTTCACGACTACTGTAATGTGATCAATTCGGCCGTGCACTGCAAATTTCAGGAGTTTGCCTCCTACAACCTTACGGATTTGCTGGATACGATTAACGCCATCACCGGGCTCGACTGGACCCAGGAAGACCTGCGTCAATGCGGGGAGCGCATCACCACCCTCCAGAAGATTCTCAATATCCGTTACGGCTGGAAAAAGGAGGACGATTTCCGGTACCCTAAACGTTTTATGGAAGCGGTGCATGAAGGTCCGGCCGCCGGTAAAATACCCGAAGGGCTGGATCAGGCTATTTTAGACTACTATACCCATCGTCAATGGGACAGCGACGGCAAACCAACCGCCGAGTTGCTGGATCGCCTGGGGATGAAAGAATATGGGGAATAAAATGACAGCAGATTAACTCCTCATGCCCTCAGGGGACACAAAAAGAGAATTTCGAATATCGAATATCGAATGTCGAAGTTATTTTCGAATTAAGCGTTCACGCCAATTTGGGCACCGACGAAGCATGAAAATGGTTTACTCCGAACTCCGAACTCTTAACTCCGAACTTGGTTTTCCCGAACCTTGAAACTTGCATCTTGCATCTTGAAACTATATTTTCGATCTAAAAGGAGGCCCTGATGGCCAATAAAAAATTAATGATCCATGATTTCTACCAGATGAGAGCCGCCGGTAAAAAGATTTGCTGGCTGACTTCCTATGACTACCCCACGGCCCAATTTGCTGAAACGGCCGGGATGGATATGATCCTGGTGGGCGATTCCCTGGGCATGTGCGTCTATGGCTATACCAGTACCATACCGGTAACGATGGAGCAATGCCTCGTTCACTGTGA
This genomic interval from Deltaproteobacteria bacterium contains the following:
- a CDS encoding aldehyde ferredoxin oxidoreductase family protein; translation: MIKGIWHKVLKVDLSKKECHLEEVPDGIYRYFMGGSGLIANYLWKECPAGTGPFDPQNRLVMAGGPMTGVKQSGAAKWSAGAIGPAMKMNVESAATGSWGIEMKACGVDALVISGRAERPVYLKVTDQGAEIKEVGSLWGKNAYETEDLIREWEGEKFEVASTGLAGERLARFANVQTAKKSFLGRCGLGAVMGSKNLKAVAVHGTQSCPTAEPQKLMELNKALHKRMLDQQALKPPEFQISWLGTAMATALFAPQGNLPVKNYSQADFPEGVANLGGRPYVEKLNARPWPCRYCVIQCHNKCEVKEGPFAYKGKGPEYESYAMMGFNLLISDQEAVAYAGELANSYSLDTISLGGVLAWAMESYEKGVLSKKDTYGIDLTWGNAEAMVEMVKKVGERTEGLGWWLGEGSQAAAAHYGQGSENWAVAMKGQEIAAHNWRAQYISALNYCTGVAAGPNHERGNSQHIWVGHIMLPEWGIDHVENEERWSWERAAERNAKFHDYCNVINSAVHCKFQEFASYNLTDLLDTINAITGLDWTQEDLRQCGERITTLQKILNIRYGWKKEDDFRYPKRFMEAVHEGPAAGKIPEGLDQAILDYYTHRQWDSDGKPTAELLDRLGMKEYGE